In Arthrobacter sp. Marseille-P9274, the sequence TATCAGGATGTGTTCGCGCAGGAGCGCCTCGACGATGCGTTTGGCCAGGGCGCCATCGGGTTGTCCGTGGTCATCGATCAGGGCCAGGCCGAAGAACAGGCCCCGGCCCTTCGCGGCGGCCACGTGCCGGTGACCGGCAACAAGTGCGCCGAGGCGTTCTGCGACGTGGCGTCCGAGATCACCGGTGCGCGCGATGAGGTCCCGGTCCGTGATCTCCTTCAGGACGGCGTGGCCGGCTGCCGCCGCGGCAGGGGTGCCGGCGAAGGTGTTGAAGTACAGGTTCGCGCTGCTGAAGTCCTGGAGGATCGTCTTGGTGGTGACGACACCCCCAAGAGGGTATCCGTTGCCCAGCGGTTTGCCGAGCGTGACCAGGTCAGGCCTGATACCGGTGGCCTGGTGGCCCCACCAGACATCACCGAGACGGCCGAGGCCGACCTGGACCTCGTCGGAGATGACGAGGCCGCCGGCGGCCTGGACGCGTTGAACGAGCCCGGCAAGATACTCCTCGGGCAGTCGCGGGAGGCCTTCGGTGGTGAAGGCCGGTTCGATCAGCAGCGCGGCCAGGCCGTGCCCGTGCTGTTCGAGGGAGGCGATCGCCGCGTCGATCTGTGCGAACGCCGCCGCCAGCAGGGCGTCGGGGTCTGCGGGTCCGGAATCGTCGAGGTCGGGGATCCTGATGGCGCGTACGTGGTCTCCGAACGGTTCGGAGACCGGCAGCCCGGTCGTGAGCGAGGCCAGTGCGATCGTATTGCCGTGGTAGCTGTGGTCGGTGACGATGATGCCGCTGCGGCCCGTGCGGTGTCGCGCTATGCGCAGTGCCAGTTCATTCGCTTCGGATCCGCTGTTGGTGAAGTAGACGCGGTCCAGGGGCGCGTCGAACGTGGCGAGCAGTTGTTCGGCGTAATCGACGACCGGCTCGCTCAGGTAGCGGGTGTGGACGTTGTAGGTACGCATCTGTGCGCATACGGCATCGGCAACGCGGGGATTGGCGTGCCCCACCTGGGGCACGTTGTTGTAGGCATCGAGGTAGCGGTGGCCGTCGGCGTCGGTCAGCCATGCGCCTTCGCCGGCGACGAAGTGCTTGGGCCGGTCGTAGAAGAGCGGTGAGTAGGGTCCGATAGTCTCCGCCCGCCTCGCGAGCAGCCGTTCGTCACGGTCAGGCAAGGGTTCCACCTCCGGGGTGGTGGGGTTGTTGTTGAATTCGCGGCACAGGTCCAGGACGACCGGCAGGACCTCGGCGCGCAGGAACGCGCTGGTGTCCACCTCCGGACGGTCAGCGGCCCATCCCAAATAGGTGAGGCCACGGGCGAGGATCAAAGCATCGAGCGCTGCACGGGCCTGCTCCGGGACGGCCACGTGCCGTTCGTAGGCCCCCAGCAGGGCGTTCCGGTACTCCCTCGCCCGAGGATGGCGGTGGTACCAGAACAGAACGGTCGCGAGGTCGAAAAGCCACCACCCCTCACCGAAGTCATCGAAATCGATCAACGTGAGGCGCCCCTGCGCGGTGAGGACGTTCTCGGGGGTGAAATCCGCATGGATAACGCCGTACACGTCGGGACCGGTACCAAGTTCCGTGAGTGTTGCCCGGATTCGGCCCAGGGCCTCCTCGATGACCGCCCGGTCAGCTTCCGTCTCCGCCAGTCCGCGAGGGTCGCCCCACAAGGGTGCCTGCCCCGCCAGCCCGTCGGCATTCCACGCCTGGCGGGAGTAGCCCGGGATAAGCCCCAACCGGCGGGAAGTGATGTGGAGGCGGGCGCAGAGTTCACCCAGTTGCCCGAAAGCCTCCGCCTCCGGACTGTCCTGCCCCCGCCAGGCGTCTCCGGCGTCCCCCAGCGGGGCTGAGTCTTCTACCCACCGCTGGACATCCACATGATGCCCAAGGCCGTGCCCGTCACGAACTACAGAGAACAACTCACCGTCGAGCGACGGAACCACGTCGGGGACGGAAAGCCCCGCGTCGCGCATGGCAACCATGTACGCGTTCTCGGTGTGCACCTCGGCGTCGGTGCGGTGCCCGTGCCGGTGCATGCGCAGTGCATAGGAGCCCTGGTCATCGGATACCCGGAAGACCACGTTCTCCCGGTGCTTCACAAACTCAATTGCCGCATCGGCCCCGATCCCAAAGGACGGCAAGGCGGCCCGGGCGATGGACAGAGCGGCCTCGCGGGACAAATTCGTCATGGTGATCCTTTCAATAATGCCCCTAATGGGCCGAGTTTTGCTTCTGAAATCAATACTGACATCGCGGGTCGGTTATCGAAATAGCGTTCTGATTTTTAGACTCGTGTTCTGAAAAACAGACCGCTATTCCCATGACCTGAATCACACCGGTACATTCGCTGCACGGGCCCAACAGGACCGGCACGGAACAGGCAGAGGGAGCATGAAGCATGACGGCCCAACCAGCTGATCACGGACTTCCCCGGCGGGTAGTCGTTACGGGCGGATCCTCGGGGATCGGTCTGGCCGTCGCGCGGCACTTCCTCATCGCCGGTGCCAGCGTCGGTATCATCGGGCGAAACCAAACGCGACTGGACGCCGCTGTGGCGGAATCAGGCCCGGCAGCGGGAAGCCGGCTTGCCGCAGCGTGCGCGGATGTCAGCGACGAAC encodes:
- a CDS encoding aminotransferase class III-fold pyridoxal phosphate-dependent enzyme, producing the protein MTNLSREAALSIARAALPSFGIGADAAIEFVKHRENVVFRVSDDQGSYALRMHRHGHRTDAEVHTENAYMVAMRDAGLSVPDVVPSLDGELFSVVRDGHGLGHHVDVQRWVEDSAPLGDAGDAWRGQDSPEAEAFGQLGELCARLHITSRRLGLIPGYSRQAWNADGLAGQAPLWGDPRGLAETEADRAVIEEALGRIRATLTELGTGPDVYGVIHADFTPENVLTAQGRLTLIDFDDFGEGWWLFDLATVLFWYHRHPRAREYRNALLGAYERHVAVPEQARAALDALILARGLTYLGWAADRPEVDTSAFLRAEVLPVVLDLCREFNNNPTTPEVEPLPDRDERLLARRAETIGPYSPLFYDRPKHFVAGEGAWLTDADGHRYLDAYNNVPQVGHANPRVADAVCAQMRTYNVHTRYLSEPVVDYAEQLLATFDAPLDRVYFTNSGSEANELALRIARHRTGRSGIIVTDHSYHGNTIALASLTTGLPVSEPFGDHVRAIRIPDLDDSGPADPDALLAAAFAQIDAAIASLEQHGHGLAALLIEPAFTTEGLPRLPEEYLAGLVQRVQAAGGLVISDEVQVGLGRLGDVWWGHQATGIRPDLVTLGKPLGNGYPLGGVVTTKTILQDFSSANLYFNTFAGTPAAAAAGHAVLKEITDRDLIARTGDLGRHVAERLGALVAGHRHVAAAKGRGLFFGLALIDDHGQPDGALAKRIVEALLREHILISRIGPHENVLKIRPPLVIEKDELDRVIDALDSALVAETHSLAGRA